A single Mytilus trossulus isolate FHL-02 chromosome 12, PNRI_Mtr1.1.1.hap1, whole genome shotgun sequence DNA region contains:
- the LOC134692670 gene encoding solute carrier organic anion transporter family member 2A1-like, producing MIEYKQVMNTQSDKCGIGRCQPKSLQYCATIACFTGIYSLSSLTTSTLSIYISSQITTLEKQFGFNSSQSGFLLSCNDIGFLLLTLFVSYRATTAHIPRALGLSTVLYGFAGILCSFAYFLMPSHQSRTETTNKTSFEPTDSLQLCNFKNLTSYDTDQCESEAPKAVGTATAFTPYAMAIIAIGMVLQGIGKSPRTPYVSYYVDENVEKRKTSIYLGIIITVGIFGPALAFALGAVFSNIYVTLEDVTITPRDPRWIGAWWLGFLIFGIISIVISLPLFCFPKRYQSNKEVIKTEPKKDVKFLSHIKGFISTVLRLFRNGCFTFSILGSCLQMFFVSGMISFMPKFLETQFTIPTWHANLLMGGLNICSASLGTFIGGFIVYKFRMTPYACMKLALILTATTSFAPLIGFFVGCDNPEIIGYNTKSNVNVTTCIEDCNCNTDTYFPVCGSDNRNYFSYCHAGCMEHNAEGYTKCKCIGEDATATPGLCKPDCDMLYVYISLVFVFAMSQTIALMPEYIFVMRCVDDKDKAMALAFRSLLATVLGWFPGPVIVGKVVDTCCRLWNSSCGGTGACALYDLVDFRYRRHALDLGVKLVATVFSFLAFMCARNRQDLKQKPVSKFEKTIIPEGEELMEKSTDDEHINGNRKFINGHSA from the exons ATGATCGAATATAAACAAG taaTGAATACACAATCTGATAAATGTGGGATCGGCAGATGTCAACCAAAAAGTCTCCAGTATTGTGCGACCATTGCTTGTTTTACAGGCATCTACAGTTTATCCAGTTTGACGACATCCACTCTTTCAATTTATATAAGTTCGCAGATAACAACCCTAGAAAAACAATTTGGCTTTAATAGTTCTCAAAGTGGGTTTTTGTTAAGTTGTAATGACATTGGTTTCTTGTTGTTGACACTATTTGTTAGCTATAGAGCAACAACTGCGCATATACCACGTGCACTAGGTTTATCAACAGTACTTTATGGATTTGCCGGCATTTTGTGTTCCTTTGCATATTTTCTAATGCCGAGTCATCAAAGTAGAAcagaaacaacaaacaaaacaagtttTGAGCCAACAGATTCTTTACAGTTGTGCAATTTTAAGAACTTAACGTCATACGATACAGACCAGTGTGAAAGCGAGGCCCCTAAAGCTGTAGGTACAGCAACCGCATTTACACCTTATGCAATGGCCATCATAGCGATTGGTATGGTATTGCAAGGTATTGGGAAGTCTCCAAGGACGCCATATGTTTCTTACTACGTTGATGAAAATGTCGAGAAAAGGAAAACATCTATTTATCTTG GTATAATAATTACAGTTGGTATTTTTGGACCAGCACTGGCGTTTGCATTAGGAGCAGTTTTTAGTAATATATACGTTACATTAGAAG atgTTACCATTACACCTAGGGATCCACGCTGGATAGGGGCATGGTGGTTAGGCTTCCTCATTTTTGGAATTATAAGCATAGTGATATCTTTGCCgttgttttgttttccaaagCGCTACCAATCAAACAAGGAAGTAATAAAAACCGAACCAAAGAAAGATGTTAAATTTCTCAGTCATATAAAAG GATTTATTAGCACTGTACTACGTCTATTTAGGAACGGTTGCTTCACCTTTTCTATCCTGGGAAGCTGCTTACAAATGTTCTTTGTATCGGGTATGATTTCATTCATGCCAAAGTTTTTAGAAACACAGTTTACTATACCCACGTGGCATGCTAATTTATTAATGG GTGGTCTCAATATCTGCTCTGCTTCACTTGGTACATTCATTGGTGGATTCATTGTATACAAATTTCGAATGACCCCATATGCATGCATGAAATTAGCACTGATTTTGACAGCCACTACAAGTTTCGCTCCACTAATTGGATTTTTTGTTGGATGCGATAACCCAGAAATAATCGGATACAACACAAAAAG CAATGTCAATGTAACAACTTGTATCGAAGACTGTAATTGTAACACGGATACTTATTTTCCTGTGTGTGGTTCGGACAACCGGAACTATTTTTCGTATTGTCACGCTGGGTGTATGGAACATAATGCAGAG GGATACACTAAGTGTAAATGTATCGGAGAAGACGCCACTGCTACACCAGGACTTTGTAAACCAGATTGCGATATGTTGTATGTTTATATATCACTGGTCTTTGTGTTCGCTATGTCGCAGACAATAGCTCTCATGCCTGAATATATATTTGTGATgag ATGTGTGGATGACAAGGATAAAGCCATGGCACTTGCATTCAGATCTTTATTAGCCACAGTATTGG GTTGGTTTCCAGGTCCGGTAATAGTAGGAAAAGTAGTTGATACATGTTGCCGATTATGGAATTCCAGTTGTGGTGGAACGGGCGCATGCGCTTTGTACGATTTAGTAGATTTTCGATATCGACGTCATGCATTAGATTTAGGTGTGAAATTGGTAGCAACTGTTTTCTCGTTCCTCGCTTTCATGTGTGCGAGAAATAGACAGGATCTTAAACAGAAACCAGTTAGTAAGTTTGAGAAAACAATAATACCGGAAGGGGAGGAGTTAATGGAGAAATCAACAGACGATGAACATATCAACggaaacagaaaatttataaatggtCATTCGGcttaa